In Lysobacterales bacterium, the sequence CCACTGCCAGCGCCAGCAGGCGGCCTGAGATGAGTCCGCTGCGGCACGGAGGGCATCAGCATGCGCATGCGCCCGTGGCGTTCGTGCACGCGGTGGAGGCGGCCTGCGCTGCGCGTAGCCTCAAGTTGACGCCGATGCGCGACGCGTGCTGGAGCTGATCGCGGGCCGCGGATCGCCCGGTCAAGGCCTACGAACTGCTCGACCAGTTGCGCCCGGACGTGGGCGCGCTGCGCCGACCCCAGGGTCTACCGCGCGCTCGACTTCCTGATCGAGCACGGCTTCATCCACAAGCTCGAATCGATCAACGCCTTCACCAGTTGCCATCACCCGGCGGAGCAGCACTCGGTGCCGTTCTTCATCTGCGACCGCTGCGGCGTGGCCACCGAGTTCTGCGATTCCAGGGTGGCGTCGATGCTGGTGGCGCACGCCGACTCGCTCGGATTCACGCCGCACGCGCAGACGCTGGAAGTGCACGGTGTCTGCGCATTGCCGGGTGGCGGGCGCATGAGGCCGGGTGCTGGCTGGCGTCTGGTTGTGCGCGGGGCTGGCCGTGGGTGCCCAGGATTTTCCGATCGACGCCAAGCCCGGGCCCCGCGCAGAGCACCAGCGAGCCTGCGCGCGAGGCAGCCGCAGCGCCGGCGGCAGTTGCACCCGCAGCGTTGCCAAAGACGCCGATGGCGGTGGTGGCCCGACCATGGACGCAGTCGCGGTGACGCTGTTGCCGATCATGGCCGCGGGGCCGAAACCACGCCGCTATCGCTGCTCGGTCAGTCGGTGCGCCGGGAACACGCGCCGAATTGCACTGGGCGTCCGGACAAAGTTTTGACGGCACCGTGGTGACCACGCCGGTAATCGTCGCGCACGGGACAACGGCGGGCCGCGCATCTGCTTGACTGCAGCGGTGCACGGCGACGAACTCAATGGCATCGAGATCGTGCGCCGCCTGATGAATGAGTTGGATCCTGCAGGCCTGTCCGGCACCGTGGTCGGCGTGCCGATCGTGAACTACCTCGGCTACGCGCGCGGCTCGCGCCTGCCGGATCGGCGCGATCTCAACCGCTATTTCCCGGGCACGACGAGCGGCAGTTCGGCCTCGCGCATCGCGCACAGTTTCTTCTCTGAAGTGGTGTCGAATTGCCAGGCGCTGGTGGATTTCCATACCCGGATCCTTCGATCGCAAGAATCTGCCGCAGGTGCGCGGCGACCCGCGCATCCCGGCCGTGCTCGAGTTCTCGCGCGGCTTCGGAGCGACCGCGGTACTGCATTCGCCGGGTTCGCGCGGCATGCTGCGCCATGCCGCGGTGGCGGCCGGCATTCCGGCCACATCACCTTCGAGGTCGGGTCGCCGATGCTGGAACCGGCCGAGATCGACCATGCGGTGCAAGCCCTGCACACGCTGCTGCACAAGATGGGCATGACCCGCAGCTTTCGCATGGGCCGAGCCGCAGGCGCTGTTTTACGCGGCCAAATGGGTGCGCTCGGGTAGCCGTGGCATGCTGTTCTCCGAGGTGAATCTTGGCGACCGGTGCGCGTCGGCCAGCGTCTTGGCAAGGTCATCGACCCGGTGCAGAACAGCGAGCGCGCGATCGTGTCGCCGGTGCAGGGCAAGGTCATCGGCATGGCCCTGAATCAGATCGTGCTGCCCGGTTTTGCTGCCTATCACATCGGCGTGCAGACCGACGAGCAGCAGGTGCGCGAGGCCGCCACGAATGACCCGCAGAACGCCGAGGCCGCCGCCGCGGCTGGCGATGAATCGGCGGAGACCGAGGACGGCGATGCCTCGCCGATCGAGACCCGCGCGACGACGAGGACGGCGAGCGCTGAGCCTCAGTGCCCCTGCGCGAATTGCGCGAAGGTGACGTAGTGCCCACCGGGATCGATGAAGCCGGTTTCCTCGGAGCCGTAGAAGGTGCTGCGCCGTGGCATGTACACGGCGTGGCCGGCGAGAGCGGCCTCCACCGCCGCGAGGTCGGGCACTTCCATGAACAGGAAACCGCGGCCGCGCGCGGCCGCGCGCCGCATGTCCGCGGCCAGCGACGCGCAGCTCTGCAGCATCACCTCGACGCCCGCACAGTCGAGGATGCAGAAGCCGAACCGGTCGCCATCCGGCACATCCATCACCTTGACGAATCCGACCGCCTCGAAGAACGGCAGCGAGGCTTCGATGCGCTCGACGAACAGGATCGGGGTGGACTTGCGTACGGTTCTAGACATCGGGGATCTCCGCAGGAGGTGGCATGATGCCCGTCGCCGCGTGGCCGCTGCAAGCCAGACGGCTCGGCGTCAGCGTGCACGCGGCGGCAGCGAGCGCAGGTAAGCCCAGAGCGCGCTCAACTCGATGTCGTCCATGTGCCGCAATTCGCGCCAGGGCATGACCGCGTCGATCGCGCTGCCGTTCGGGCCGCTTGCCTTCGCGTATCGCGCGGAAGAAATCCGCTTCGGACCGGTCAGCAAAGGCCGTTCGCGTGGTGTCAGGTTCGCCGCAGCGATGAAGTCCGGCGGCGTGCCCGGGATGCAGCCGCCCACCAAAAGGTGGCGCCGGCGGCCGATGCAACCTTGGGCGACGTAGGCACCGTAGGCGACGTCTGCTGTCGCTGGCGGCGCTGGTGCGCCACGGCTGGCAAGTGCGTGGTCGATGCTCCCTGCCTTCCACACCGGCAGTTGCCCGAACAGGTACAGCACGCGGCCCAACGGTCCGATGCGGCTTGCGGGCTGGGTCGTGGTCACCGGCGGGAGTTGCTTCAGGTACCCGAACAGTGCGACCACATCCACGTTCGGAAATAGCGCGAAATCCTCCGCGGGCATGACCAGCAGGGGACGGCCGTCGCGAGCCACGGCGTGGCGCAGCGCGTGCTCGAAGCGGGCAAGGTCGTGCGTGGCACGCCGCCCGGGGTCAGGTTCAGCGTGTAGACCACCGTCCACCGGGCCGGCATCGATCATGTGTTCGCCCACATCAACTCCGGGCCGTGGCAGCCAGTGCAGCCGCGAGTGCGCGCGAGGTTGCTCGCCACGAGCGATGCGTTCGGGCGTGACGGTGTCCTCGATCGCCAGGCGAGGCCAATGGGAAATGTCGGTTGCGTGCCTGCTCAGAGCGAAACCACGCGAGTCCGAACACAGATACGGCGAGCACCACGCACAGCGCGGCGAGGCGGATCGAAGAAGAAAACGTAACGGGGTTCTCATCGAGACTCTCCGTCTGGGAAGGTGCAGCCTTGATCGCGACCAGAGACGCGCCTCACGGCACACCCGCACAGATCCGGCGGGCGTGATTGACGCACCGGGCTCCACCTTGGGTGATTGGCGGCAAAGCGCACGCTCGGCCACGGATGGCTGATGCGTGCAGCAGGCAGGTAGTCGGCGGCGATCTGAGTCGTGCGACTCCGGGTAGTGTTGGCCTTCTGACTGCGTCGATTCAAAGTGCGTCGCCAAAGAACGACGACGTGAATTGCCGGAACGCGTCCAGCGCCCGGAAGTTGGTGGGCACCGCAATGGTAGCCGAACCACCCGCGCACGACCTGCGCCAGCCAGCGCCCGCGCTCAGGGATCGCCCAGTGCATGCCGCCGTTTGAACGCTTAACTTTGATCCGCGCCAGCATCGCCCGCGAGCGATCCCGACGCGAATGTCGTTGCAGCTTCGGCTGGAAGCGCCCGTGCAAATCCTCTGCACAAATGTGCGTGAAGCCGAGGAACGTGAACGTCTCCGGTTTGCTCTCGCCCCGCCGTGCGCGAGCCGGTTGAAACGACCAAACTCGAGCATGCGGGTCTTCTCCGGATGCAGCGTGAGCAAGCACGTAGCCAACCGGTCGCTCATCGCCCGACGGAACGCTTCACGGCCTCGTC encodes:
- a CDS encoding succinylglutamate desuccinylase/aspartoacylase family protein codes for the protein MTAAVHGDELNGIEIVRRLMNELDPAGLSGTVVGVPIVNYLGYARGSRLPDRRDLNRYFPGTTSGSSASRIAHSFFSEVVSNCQALVDFHTRILRSQESAAGARRPAHPGRARVLARLRSDRGTAFAGFARHAAPCRGGGRHSGHITFEVGSPMLEPAEIDHAVQALHTLLHKMGMTRSFRMGRAAGAVLRGQMGALG